The genomic region TCCTCAATTTATAAAAGTACTACAACATTTTGGCAAGCTTTCCAACAGCACTCATCCGAATGTAGAAATATGCACTGTCCCGAACATATTTATTATCTCAGATGAGTCTGTTGACTTCCTCAAAGGCCTGCTGGTCACACGCATCATGCCCTCGTTCTAcatcatcttcctcttcatcGGTTTGCCCCTGAACGTTTTGGCCTTCGTCACGTTCACCTGTAAGATTCGAGAGAAGAAACCAGCTGTGATCTACATGACTCACCTGGCGTGTGTGGATCTGCTCTTCACCCTGCTGCTGCCTCTGAAGATCCACTACCAGATGAATGCTTCAGATTGGGTGTTCGGTGAGGCGGCGTGTCGCTTGATCACTGCAGCGTACTACTGCTACATGTACTGCTCCATACTGCTGATGATGTGCACGAGTTTGGACAGACTACTGGCCGTGGCGTTTCCCATCGCATCTCTGACCTGGAGGAGTTCAAGGAAAGCCACATGCATATGCATCTTAGTCTGGCTGCTGGCGCTCGCTGGTACCGTGCCGCTTCTCTTAGTGAGACAAACACTCAACATTGAGGATGTGGGCGTTACCTGCCATGATGTGCAATATCGCACACAACTGTATGCGTATCAATTCTCCATCCTCTCCTGCCTCTACTTCTTCTTGCCGCTTGTCGTCACCTTAGTGAGCTACTCAACCATCATATATGTGCTGAGTGTAAAATCTAATTCCTTTGCAACATCATCCTCATCTTCAGACATCCGAAGGAGAGCTGTGATTATGACTAGCGCCGTGCTGACAGAGTTTCTCACATGCTTTGCATCAACCAATGGCATCCTGTTGAACCACTGTGTTTATTTAGCTACTGAAAGCCACAGCGGGGATTCTTCATATATTGCTTAcctgttgtctgtgtgtgtaggaaGCTCAAGTGTTTTCCTGGATCCTCTGCTGTACTACTACGGATCGTCTCACTTCA from Carassius auratus strain Wakin unplaced genomic scaffold, ASM336829v1 scaf_tig00021669, whole genome shotgun sequence harbors:
- the LOC113077138 gene encoding proteinase-activated receptor 1-like, coding for MQGSHVLQESGGSKSGSYGGPKSTQPAMTYGAQMGFHPQFIKVLQHFGKLSNSTHPNVEICTVPNIFIISDESVDFLKGLLVTRIMPSFYIIFLFIGLPLNVLAFVTFTCKIREKKPAVIYMTHLACVDLLFTLLLPLKIHYQMNASDWVFGEAACRLITAAYYCYMYCSILLMMCTSLDRLLAVAFPIASLTWRSSRKATCICILVWLLALAGTVPLLLVRQTLNIEDVGVTCHDVQYRTQLYAYQFSILSCLYFFLPLVVTLVSYSTIIYVLSVKSNSFATSSSSSDIRRRAVIMTSAVLTEFLTCFASTNGILLNHCVYLATESHSGDSSYIAYLLSVCVGSSSVFLDPLLYYYGSSHFRKNFWILIRLLNTC